One window of Mycoplasmopsis gallopavonis genomic DNA carries:
- a CDS encoding glycine--tRNA ligase — MQEIVNHLKNSGFVFQGSEIYGGLSNTWDYGPLGALLKDNIANAWKKEFILKEPSNFLIDSKILMNPQVWVTSGHVGNFSDPLIENKVNGKRYRADKLIQEVNPDLIPEKMSFEEMRNFVVENIKEYEGSKTDWTEIKQFNLMFETRQGVTEDSKSKVYLRPETAQGIFVNFKNVQRTTRSKLPLGIGQIGKSFRNEVTPGNFIFRTREFEQMELEFFTKPEEADQWFKYYIDKAYNFVLKLGITENNIRVRAHDPEELAHYSAGTSDIEFLFPFGWGELLGVANRTDFDLKSHMNATGESLEYLDPTTNQKIIPYVIEPSIGLDRLMLAVISNCYKEEILENETRTVLSFPLNIAPYKIAILPLVKKLAEPAQEIFRNLVAQGISTTYDEAGSIGKRYRRQDAIGTYYCLTIDYDTLNDNCVTLRNRDTMEQIRIPISEITNYLKSEN, encoded by the coding sequence ATGCAAGAAATAGTTAATCATTTAAAGAATTCAGGATTCGTTTTTCAAGGTAGTGAAATTTATGGAGGACTTTCAAATACATGAGATTATGGTCCTCTTGGTGCTCTTTTAAAAGACAATATTGCAAACGCTTGAAAAAAAGAGTTCATCTTAAAAGAACCAAGTAATTTTCTAATTGATTCTAAAATTTTAATGAATCCACAAGTATGAGTAACAAGTGGTCACGTAGGAAATTTTAGTGACCCTTTAATTGAAAATAAAGTTAATGGAAAAAGATATCGAGCAGATAAATTAATTCAAGAAGTTAATCCTGATTTAATTCCGGAAAAAATGAGTTTTGAAGAAATGAGAAACTTTGTTGTTGAAAACATCAAAGAATACGAAGGTTCAAAAACTGATTGAACAGAAATTAAGCAATTTAATTTAATGTTCGAAACTCGCCAGGGTGTAACCGAGGATTCAAAATCAAAAGTTTATTTAAGACCAGAAACTGCACAAGGGATCTTTGTTAACTTCAAAAATGTTCAAAGAACTACTAGAAGCAAGTTGCCATTAGGAATTGGTCAAATCGGAAAAAGTTTTAGAAATGAAGTAACCCCTGGAAACTTTATTTTTAGAACAAGAGAATTCGAACAAATGGAACTTGAATTTTTCACAAAACCAGAAGAAGCTGACCAATGATTCAAATACTACATTGATAAAGCTTATAATTTTGTTCTTAAATTAGGTATTACTGAAAATAATATTCGTGTTCGAGCACATGATCCAGAAGAACTTGCTCATTACTCAGCTGGGACAAGTGATATTGAATTTCTTTTCCCATTCGGGTGAGGAGAATTATTAGGTGTTGCCAACCGTACTGATTTTGATTTAAAAAGTCATATGAATGCAACAGGTGAATCATTAGAATATTTAGATCCAACAACTAATCAAAAAATAATCCCATATGTAATCGAACCAAGTATTGGTCTTGATCGTTTAATGTTAGCTGTTATTTCAAATTGTTATAAAGAAGAAATACTCGAAAATGAAACAAGAACAGTTTTATCTTTCCCACTAAACATTGCTCCTTATAAAATTGCAATTTTACCACTTGTTAAAAAACTTGCAGAACCTGCACAAGAAATTTTTAGAAATTTAGTTGCACAAGGAATTTCAACAACTTATGATGAAGCAGGCTCAATAGGAAAAAGATATCGTCGTCAAGATGCAATCGGAACATACTATTGTTTAACAATTGACTATGATACATTAAATGATAATTGTGTTACTTTGAGAAATCGAGATACAATGGAACAAATTAGAATTCCAATTAGCGAAATTACAAATTATTTAAAATCAGAAAATTAA
- a CDS encoding thymidine kinase, whose amino-acid sequence MFYKYPKGSLEVITGPMFAGKSAELIKRIKIWKIAGVETTVFKPQFDTRFSEQDIVSRTGSKVQAISIQNPQEVWNFIDKNTQAVAFDEVHFFKIEICQEIIKMLHKGIRVVVSGLDMDFEGKSFDTTAELLALCDHALKLKAVCMSCKGQANMSYRKVNSKERHLLGDSEYEARCRICHKKKL is encoded by the coding sequence ATGTTTTATAAATATCCAAAAGGTTCACTCGAAGTTATTACAGGACCAATGTTTGCAGGGAAAAGTGCGGAGTTAATTAAACGTATCAAAATATGAAAAATCGCAGGAGTAGAAACAACTGTTTTTAAACCGCAATTTGATACACGCTTTTCAGAACAAGATATTGTTTCTCGAACTGGCTCAAAAGTTCAAGCTATTTCAATTCAAAATCCACAAGAAGTTTGAAATTTTATTGATAAAAATACCCAAGCAGTTGCTTTTGACGAAGTTCATTTTTTTAAAATTGAAATTTGTCAAGAAATTATTAAAATGCTTCATAAAGGAATTCGTGTTGTTGTGTCAGGTTTAGATATGGATTTTGAAGGTAAGAGTTTTGATACAACCGCTGAACTTTTAGCACTTTGTGATCATGCTTTAAAACTCAAAGCTGTTTGTATGTCTTGCAAGGGACAAGCAAATATGTCATATCGGAAAGTAAACTCAAAGGAAAGACATTTATTAGGTGATTCAGAGTACGAAGCAAGATGTAGAATTTGCCACAAAAAGAAACTTTAA
- a CDS encoding Nif3-like dinuclear metal center hexameric protein yields the protein MKLKDFVSKLNTLYPLENKEIWDPSGYSVKFNQAKKLKGVMLAIDVTKEVIEAAISNDCNIIVTHHPFYFEATKILENEKAPYKKELHKLLKEHQITTFGMHTNYDCDPKGTSYQIVRALGLEQFVDPQSDKFSAILNYMISIADLKKLIEEKLDFHSFRTNVIKDDLDKKMHQIAFLSGSGYVGQINDLAARGVDLIVSSDFRWSDWINFRETGINILEIPHLDEQVFVDHLAELLSLELPKERIFKFKMKEPYQNL from the coding sequence ATGAAATTAAAAGACTTTGTTTCCAAACTTAACACTTTATATCCGTTAGAAAATAAGGAAATTTGAGATCCTTCTGGATATAGTGTTAAATTTAATCAAGCAAAAAAATTAAAAGGTGTAATGCTTGCGATTGATGTAACCAAAGAAGTTATTGAAGCTGCAATTTCAAATGATTGTAATATCATAGTTACACACCATCCTTTTTATTTTGAAGCAACTAAAATTTTAGAAAATGAAAAAGCACCTTACAAAAAAGAGCTTCACAAATTACTTAAAGAACATCAAATCACAACTTTTGGAATGCATACAAATTATGATTGCGATCCGAAAGGAACAAGCTATCAAATTGTCCGTGCATTAGGTTTAGAACAGTTTGTTGATCCACAATCAGATAAATTTTCAGCAATTTTAAACTATATGATTTCGATTGCTGATTTAAAGAAATTAATTGAAGAAAAACTAGATTTTCATTCTTTTCGTACTAATGTAATTAAAGATGATCTTGATAAAAAAATGCATCAAATTGCATTTTTAAGTGGAAGCGGATATGTTGGTCAAATTAATGATCTTGCTGCTCGTGGAGTGGATTTAATTGTAAGTAGCGATTTTAGATGAAGCGACTGAATTAACTTCCGTGAAACAGGAATTAATATTTTAGAAATCCCGCATTTAGATGAACAAGTTTTTGTCGATCATCTTGCGGAACTTTTAAGCCTAGAATTACCGAAAGAACGTATTTTTAAGTTCAAAATGAAAGAGCCATATCAAAATTTATAA
- the dnaG gene encoding DNA primase has product MTKFIPKEIIDEIKNNINIVDLISESIPLNKKGNNYLGLCPFHQDTKPSFTVSESKGIYKCFACGESGDSIKFLTKYKGISYIDALEVLAQKIGLNFDFQAIKKTRVIQRNEQDEATLWILDTTNNFYKSRVILSKEALSYLKTRKLDEIVIRDKFDIGFASQNEIVDYFKKINVSQEQLVQAGLLNSEFNHIFWNRITFAIRNEFGEVVGFSARALNQTSSAKYINSPETHLFKKSHLLYNYQNAKEAINSKKQIIIVEGFMDVIALYRAGIENVVAIMGTALTKDHLKLIKNHEVIMFLDGDNAGINATIKSIKTLLASRNTVNVVINNLGKDPDEILNHFGKEKLINLLHENQKSAPDFAYDFIVKKHNLDQKIDFNNINAAASELINLFSDANEDIRNYINAKFEHKFNTKLTFKSTNFNLENNLWNNFTQGPEPLAAPSDYSNNSRKNHFNRQDKKEQLKLELFSPKNGIGLRSRFLIYLLHFRPIFDFFVENADNKEANVIPAIFTNDFLNIYTDLKNSYEKTILSHLEEKIQDTFLQQIEKIVYNELSKSNFPKMLYKEDDEREKFIKDTAHSFVIEEREKIKKILIEYEEKKANNEEFIFHLNLEPLFRVIKQELQERVNLLYDKGQENQEIIQSLIKICKKGISIDNEKSK; this is encoded by the coding sequence ATGACCAAATTTATCCCGAAAGAAATAATTGATGAAATTAAAAACAATATAAATATTGTTGATTTAATTTCTGAGTCTATTCCACTTAATAAAAAAGGGAATAATTATTTAGGTCTTTGTCCGTTTCACCAAGATACTAAACCTAGTTTTACTGTTAGTGAAAGTAAAGGTATTTATAAATGTTTTGCATGTGGTGAAAGCGGTGATTCAATTAAGTTCTTAACTAAATATAAAGGTATTTCATATATTGATGCACTTGAAGTTCTTGCTCAAAAAATTGGACTTAACTTTGATTTTCAAGCCATTAAAAAAACACGTGTAATTCAAAGAAACGAACAAGACGAAGCTACACTTTGAATTTTAGATACAACTAATAATTTCTATAAATCAAGAGTTATTTTGTCAAAAGAAGCTTTAAGTTATTTAAAAACAAGAAAACTTGATGAGATTGTGATTCGTGATAAATTTGATATTGGTTTTGCAAGTCAAAATGAAATTGTAGATTATTTCAAAAAAATAAATGTTAGTCAAGAACAATTAGTTCAAGCTGGTCTTTTAAATTCTGAATTTAATCATATATTTTGAAATAGAATTACTTTTGCAATTCGAAATGAATTTGGCGAAGTTGTTGGTTTTAGTGCTCGTGCTTTAAATCAAACTTCAAGTGCTAAATATATCAATTCACCAGAAACTCATCTTTTCAAAAAATCACACTTACTTTATAATTATCAAAACGCAAAAGAAGCTATTAATTCTAAAAAACAAATTATTATTGTTGAAGGATTTATGGACGTAATTGCTCTTTATCGTGCCGGAATTGAAAATGTTGTTGCTATTATGGGGACAGCACTTACAAAAGATCATTTAAAATTAATCAAAAATCATGAAGTTATAATGTTTTTAGATGGTGATAATGCCGGAATTAATGCTACAATTAAATCTATCAAAACTTTGCTTGCAAGTCGCAATACAGTTAATGTTGTAATTAATAACTTAGGTAAAGATCCTGACGAGATTTTGAATCATTTTGGAAAAGAAAAACTTATTAATCTTCTTCATGAAAATCAAAAATCTGCTCCTGATTTTGCTTATGATTTTATTGTTAAGAAACATAACTTAGATCAAAAAATAGATTTTAATAACATTAATGCGGCCGCTAGTGAACTTATTAATTTATTTAGTGATGCTAATGAAGATATTAGAAATTATATTAATGCTAAATTCGAACATAAATTCAATACAAAATTAACTTTCAAATCTACAAATTTTAATTTAGAAAATAATTTATGAAACAACTTTACACAAGGACCAGAGCCTTTAGCAGCACCTAGCGATTATTCAAATAATTCTAGAAAAAATCATTTCAATAGACAAGATAAAAAGGAACAATTAAAACTGGAACTTTTTAGTCCAAAAAATGGGATAGGTCTTCGTTCAAGATTTTTAATTTATTTACTTCATTTTAGACCTATCTTTGATTTTTTTGTCGAAAATGCGGATAATAAAGAAGCTAATGTCATTCCTGCTATTTTCACAAATGATTTTTTAAATATTTATACAGATTTAAAAAATAGCTATGAGAAAACAATTTTATCTCATTTAGAAGAGAAAATTCAAGATACATTTTTGCAACAAATTGAAAAAATTGTTTATAACGAGCTTTCAAAAAGCAATTTTCCTAAAATGCTTTATAAAGAAGATGATGAAAGAGAAAAATTTATCAAAGATACTGCTCATTCATTTGTAATAGAGGAACGAGAAAAAATCAAAAAAATTTTAATTGAGTATGAAGAAAAGAAAGCAAATAACGAAGAGTTTATTTTTCATCTTAATTTAGAACCTTTGTTTAGGGTAATTAAACAAGAATTACAAGAGAGAGTAAATCTTCTTTATGATAAAGGCCAAGAAAATCAAGAAATAATTCAATCTTTAATTAAAATTTGTAAAAAAGGTATTTCAATAGATAATGAAAAATCAAAATAA
- a CDS encoding RNA polymerase sigma factor produces the protein MHEFDSIINFLKRELTSKKKDFFSQEEVFKILDKKGLEIDEDSMDDFIVALIEQGIVLDAFDYGDDDFVSEDDLEGEVSKAKSNSSKGKGKATKQASKKDDLDFDEESEENYSELLEEINNLPDFEDDDEDFVEDGDDFDEDKYLQPDEEIDEEDDDEEQEDEDEVLEDSFFDEDDTDISLDDLSLDFDQDVDLNENKEKQSLSNKLTETNDIVKWYMRWIGKYGELLTIEEEKELAKQMEKGGFRGKRARDKLIQRNLRLVINNAKKYKNRGLTFIDLISEGNAGILKAVQKYDVSKGFKFSTYATWWIRQAITRAVADQARTIRVPVHMVETINKISKIERELQQELGQEPTDEQIAERFGEGYTAEKVRYIRKINIDPISLDKQVGKENDSSFSDFVKDDNIVSPVDYASQEELSEILNEIIEDTLDAKEDKELIRKRFGIGIDEDGQRYRVHTLDELAKERGGVSKERVRQIENKILRKLKNNPKHGPNLKDFLKN, from the coding sequence ATGCATGAATTTGACTCTATAATTAATTTTTTAAAAAGAGAATTAACAAGTAAGAAAAAAGATTTCTTTTCACAAGAAGAAGTTTTTAAAATTTTAGATAAAAAAGGATTAGAAATTGATGAAGATTCAATGGACGATTTCATTGTAGCTTTAATTGAACAAGGGATTGTCTTAGATGCTTTCGATTATGGTGATGATGATTTTGTAAGCGAAGATGATTTGGAAGGTGAAGTTTCAAAAGCTAAATCAAATTCTTCAAAAGGAAAAGGTAAAGCTACAAAGCAAGCAAGTAAAAAAGATGATTTAGATTTTGATGAAGAATCTGAGGAAAATTATTCTGAATTATTAGAAGAAATTAATAATTTACCTGATTTTGAAGATGATGATGAAGATTTTGTCGAAGATGGTGACGACTTTGATGAAGATAAATATCTTCAGCCTGATGAAGAAATCGATGAAGAAGATGATGACGAAGAACAGGAAGATGAAGATGAAGTTCTTGAAGATAGCTTTTTCGATGAAGACGATACAGATATTAGCCTTGATGATCTTTCATTAGACTTTGATCAAGATGTGGATTTAAATGAAAATAAAGAAAAACAATCTTTATCAAATAAATTAACTGAAACCAATGACATTGTTAAGTGATATATGAGATGAATTGGTAAGTATGGAGAATTACTTACAATTGAAGAAGAAAAAGAACTTGCAAAACAAATGGAAAAAGGTGGATTTAGAGGAAAAAGAGCCAGAGATAAACTTATTCAAAGAAACTTGCGTTTAGTTATTAATAATGCTAAAAAATACAAAAACCGTGGTCTTACTTTTATTGATTTAATTTCAGAAGGTAATGCTGGTATTCTTAAAGCGGTTCAAAAGTATGATGTTAGCAAAGGGTTTAAATTCTCAACTTATGCTACTTGATGAATTAGACAAGCAATTACACGTGCTGTGGCAGATCAAGCAAGAACAATTCGTGTCCCAGTCCACATGGTTGAAACAATTAATAAGATCTCTAAAATCGAAAGAGAATTACAACAAGAATTAGGACAAGAACCAACTGATGAACAAATCGCAGAGCGATTTGGAGAAGGCTATACAGCCGAAAAAGTTCGTTATATCCGTAAAATCAATATTGATCCAATTTCATTAGACAAACAAGTTGGTAAGGAAAATGATTCAAGTTTTAGTGATTTTGTTAAAGATGATAATATTGTTTCTCCAGTTGACTATGCTTCACAAGAAGAATTATCAGAAATTTTAAATGAAATCATTGAAGATACATTAGATGCTAAAGAAGACAAAGAATTAATCCGTAAACGTTTTGGAATCGGGATTGACGAAGATGGTCAACGTTATAGAGTTCACACTTTAGATGAGTTAGCTAAAGAACGTGGTGGAGTTTCGAAAGAACGTGTTCGTCAAATCGAAAATAAAATTTTAAGAAAGTTAAAAAATAATCCAAAACATGGACCAAACTTAAAAGATTTCCTTAAAAATTAA